A genome region from Nitrospira sp. includes the following:
- a CDS encoding transposase, with the protein MHGASTSHDVSRSGLHVLNQGNGRMCLFEQDGDYAVFERVLAEGCRRVPMRIVAYCLMPNHWHLLLWPATDGTVSRFIGWVTLTHTKRWHSYRQSVGTGHMYQGRFKSFVVQQDAHLLTVCRYVERNAVRAKLVERAEQWRWSTAGQQSVSDRVVPLSTGPVEWLRWVNETESAEQVVATRKSVVKGQPCGTDAWVAQMVMDWGLQATLRSPGRSRRDDRK; encoded by the coding sequence GTGCATGGGGCGTCCACGTCGCACGACGTAAGCCGATCTGGTCTACACGTCCTCAATCAGGGCAATGGACGGATGTGCCTGTTCGAGCAGGACGGGGACTACGCGGTCTTTGAGCGGGTGCTCGCGGAGGGATGTCGACGCGTGCCCATGCGGATCGTGGCTTACTGCTTGATGCCCAATCACTGGCACCTGCTGTTGTGGCCGGCGACAGATGGCACCGTGTCCCGCTTCATTGGCTGGGTGACGCTCACGCATACGAAACGGTGGCATAGCTATCGGCAGAGTGTGGGGACTGGTCATATGTATCAAGGGCGTTTCAAATCCTTCGTGGTGCAGCAGGATGCCCATCTGCTGACCGTCTGCCGATACGTCGAACGGAATGCCGTGCGCGCAAAATTAGTTGAGCGGGCCGAGCAATGGCGCTGGAGTACCGCGGGCCAGCAGTCCGTCTCAGACCGGGTGGTTCCGCTGAGTACCGGGCCTGTCGAGTGGCTACGGTGGGTGAATGAGACCGAATCGGCCGAGCAGGTGGTCGCCACTCGGAAGAGTGTGGTGAAAGGCCAGCCGTGCGGGACGGACGCGTGGGTCGCGCAGATGGTGATGGACTGGGGCTTGCAAGCGACCCTGCGCAGTCCCGGACGATCACGCCGTGACGACCGGAAATGA
- a CDS encoding TolC family protein, with translation MPRLGLPVGRVLLVASLMAPLIMFKVAGATEALQATKISVQELHLSLRAAMAAAAEQNPSVLLSKERIEAAQGEVTTQLGALLPNLSANARQSQQTQFLGTFGLAPVRTEPFSIFDARVSASQNLFSLSLIQRWRASREALRVAEFDAQSSRFDTMASTGLAYLEGVKAAAALSMRQANLRLIQELLATTKLRQHEGAATGLEVARLEGQLANEQQQVVAAQAELDRAKNTLGNLLGLTVEVRMTLTDQLQPQVPEAAAAQAAWEQAVTNRAEVQAQAKRIKSAELSYSSVTGERLPSLVAQGDTGLIGNRWNNSLDTYNMALLLQIPLFDGGQREGRISTARSQVRQEAFRMQVVLNQVRAEVNEARIALAAARDKAALAQAGLQAATKETTLAKDRYAILTAASQFDVITAITSMARARENLVGALFELNAARVNYARATGTLESLG, from the coding sequence ATGCCACGTCTTGGACTCCCAGTCGGGCGGGTACTTCTCGTTGCGAGCTTGATGGCGCCGTTGATCATGTTCAAGGTGGCGGGTGCCACCGAGGCACTGCAGGCGACGAAGATTTCCGTGCAGGAACTTCACCTGAGCCTACGGGCGGCGATGGCTGCCGCGGCCGAGCAGAACCCCTCGGTGTTGCTGTCCAAAGAACGAATCGAGGCAGCCCAAGGGGAGGTCACGACCCAATTAGGCGCCCTGCTTCCAAATCTTTCCGCCAACGCGCGGCAAAGCCAACAGACGCAGTTTCTCGGTACCTTCGGTCTCGCACCGGTTCGGACCGAACCCTTCAGCATTTTTGATGCGCGGGTGAGCGCCTCGCAGAATCTATTCAGCCTCAGTCTCATTCAGCGCTGGCGTGCGTCGCGGGAAGCGCTTCGGGTCGCGGAGTTTGACGCCCAAAGCAGCCGCTTCGATACGATGGCCAGCACAGGCTTGGCCTATCTCGAAGGGGTCAAAGCGGCCGCGGCGTTGTCCATGCGTCAGGCCAATCTCCGGTTAATTCAGGAGCTGTTGGCGACGACCAAGCTTCGGCAACACGAAGGGGCGGCAACCGGATTAGAGGTCGCGCGTTTGGAAGGGCAACTGGCGAACGAACAGCAGCAGGTCGTGGCGGCACAGGCTGAGCTGGACCGGGCTAAGAACACCCTCGGGAATCTGTTGGGGCTCACCGTTGAGGTCCGGATGACGCTCACTGATCAATTGCAGCCCCAGGTGCCGGAGGCCGCGGCCGCCCAGGCGGCGTGGGAGCAGGCCGTCACGAATCGAGCTGAGGTGCAGGCGCAGGCCAAGCGGATTAAGTCAGCGGAACTCAGCTATTCATCTGTGACCGGAGAGCGACTACCGTCATTGGTCGCGCAGGGTGATACGGGCCTGATCGGCAATCGTTGGAACAATAGCCTGGATACGTACAATATGGCACTCTTACTGCAGATTCCTTTGTTCGACGGCGGCCAACGCGAGGGACGGATCAGTACGGCCCGGAGCCAGGTGCGACAAGAAGCTTTTCGAATGCAGGTGGTGCTGAATCAGGTGCGCGCCGAGGTCAATGAAGCCCGTATCGCGCTGGCCGCAGCCAGAGACAAGGCGGCGCTAGCCCAGGCGGGGTTACAGGCCGCGACGAAAGAAACGACCTTGGCTAAAGACCGCTATGCCATCCTCACGGCCGCCAGCCAGTTTGATGTGATCACCGCCATCACCTCGATGGCGCGGGCTCGAGAGAATCTCGTTGGGGCGTTATTTGAACTCAACGCCGCCCGGGTGAATTATGCACGGGCGACGGGGACATTGGAGTCGTTGGGGTAG
- a CDS encoding HlyD family type I secretion periplasmic adaptor subunit: MMRWWQLWSAAWEADRRRPLAAAPSQRSVEFLPAALEIQTAPPSPIGRAILWTIMALLTVSVVWASVGRIDIVATAQGKVIPSGYSKVIQPYETGVIAAIRVQDGQVVKRGEVLIELDPTQNQADRDRASNEYRAARVEAARLQALIAGVPTFVAPPESDPQYVRLQQQLLRDQLTEYQARVDATQHIIAQRAASMDATKENIQRLISTVPMETERASAFKRLMERGAVTKLDYLQAEGQRIDKLQELTGQQHKLRQDQAALAEAENNRRALVSEFQQTKQAELSALETKAASLSQEVTKAGQKAELQRLVSPIDGVVQQLVVHTVGGVVTPAQPLLIVVPQDHPVEVEAQLENKDVGFVKEGQSAEIKIETFPFTLYGTIPGKVLTVSDDALSLNKDKSTEGLVFATRVSLASGTIPVEGKLVHLSPGMAVTVEIKTGRRRVIEYLLSPVLKSLQESLRER; the protein is encoded by the coding sequence ATGATGCGATGGTGGCAGCTCTGGTCTGCGGCCTGGGAGGCAGACCGACGACGGCCGCTTGCGGCGGCCCCTTCGCAGAGATCGGTCGAGTTCCTACCGGCGGCGCTGGAGATTCAAACCGCACCCCCGTCCCCGATCGGGCGGGCCATCCTCTGGACGATCATGGCGTTGCTCACCGTTTCTGTGGTCTGGGCCTCGGTTGGTCGGATCGACATCGTGGCGACGGCGCAAGGGAAGGTTATTCCCAGTGGGTATTCCAAAGTCATTCAGCCTTATGAAACCGGTGTCATCGCCGCGATCCGCGTACAGGACGGCCAGGTGGTGAAACGGGGTGAGGTGCTGATTGAGCTCGATCCGACCCAAAATCAGGCCGACCGTGACCGTGCGTCGAATGAGTATCGTGCCGCCAGGGTGGAAGCCGCCCGTCTCCAAGCCCTCATTGCAGGCGTGCCCACGTTTGTGGCCCCACCGGAGAGCGATCCGCAGTACGTCCGGCTCCAGCAACAATTGCTTCGCGATCAGCTGACCGAGTATCAGGCGCGAGTCGACGCCACTCAACATATCATCGCGCAGCGGGCAGCGAGCATGGATGCCACCAAGGAAAATATTCAGCGGCTGATCTCGACGGTGCCCATGGAGACTGAACGGGCCAGCGCATTCAAACGTCTGATGGAGCGTGGTGCCGTCACCAAGTTGGACTATCTCCAGGCGGAAGGGCAACGGATCGACAAGTTGCAGGAGTTAACCGGGCAACAGCACAAGCTTCGGCAGGATCAGGCCGCCTTGGCGGAAGCTGAGAACAATCGCCGTGCGCTGGTCTCAGAATTCCAGCAGACCAAACAGGCCGAACTGTCGGCCTTGGAGACCAAAGCCGCTTCTCTATCGCAGGAGGTGACGAAAGCCGGGCAGAAGGCGGAACTGCAGCGGCTCGTGAGTCCGATCGATGGCGTGGTGCAGCAGCTGGTGGTCCATACGGTCGGGGGCGTGGTGACCCCGGCGCAGCCGCTGCTCATCGTAGTACCGCAGGACCATCCGGTCGAAGTCGAGGCGCAGTTGGAGAACAAGGATGTCGGCTTTGTCAAAGAGGGGCAGTCCGCCGAGATCAAAATCGAGACCTTTCCATTCACCCTCTACGGCACTATCCCGGGCAAGGTGCTGACCGTGTCGGACGATGCCCTGTCGCTCAACAAAGATAAATCGACGGAGGGATTAGTGTTTGCTACGCGAGTGAGCCTTGCGAGTGGGACCATTCCGGTAGAAGGCAAACTGGTGCATCTATCTCCCGGCATGGCGGTGACGGTGGAAATCAAGACCGGCCGCCGGCGCGTGATCGAGTACCTGTTGAGCCCAGTGCTCAAGTCGTTGCAAGAGAGCCTGAGGGAACGGTAA
- a CDS encoding type I secretion system permease/ATPase: MDALAHESNLPVSDTGLHCLLLLARFHGLAADGAQLRHQFGEASRPLTLGEWLRAATHVGLKAGRVRTTWAGLADKPLPAMAVGTDGRCVLLAKVEAGHVLLQDPQQPRPTMLPQAQFESMWGGELVLVTKRAALRPEDVAFGFSWFIPAIVRHRRLLGEVLLASFFLQLFALVTPLFTQVVIDKVLVHKGFTTLHVMAVGMIVLALFDALLSGLRTYLFAHTTNRIDVGLGAQLFRHVLALPLAYFEARRVGDTVARVRELEQIRQFLTSNSVTVLLDVLFTAVFLAVMWGYSSTLTLVVLASLPLYAILSVAITPMIRTRLNEKFTRGAENQSFLVETISGIQTVKALAVEPPLQRRWDEQLAGYVSASFKATSVITIAGQIAGFLQKATTIAILWIGAYLVIGGELSIGQLIAFNMLAGQVTGPLLRLVNLWHEFQQVGISIQRLGDVLNTRPEPSYNPSRTTLPQVVGQIMLEGVTFRYRPDSRDVLRQVSLLIQPGQVIGIVGRSGSGKSTITKLIQRLYVPERGRVLVDGVDLAQVDPAWLRRQVGVVLQENFLFNRSVRDNIALTDPGLSMDRVIQAAKLAGAHEFILELPDAYDTVVGEHGCSLSGGQRQRIAIARALIANPRILIFDEATSALDYESEAIIQQNMAQICKGRTVIIIAHRLSTVRPAHRIYVIDQGQLVEQGTHEELLKRQGMYHRLHAHQEGKAA, from the coding sequence ATGGACGCACTCGCCCACGAATCCAATTTGCCTGTCTCGGATACGGGACTCCACTGCCTGTTGTTACTGGCCCGCTTCCACGGCTTGGCGGCTGATGGCGCGCAGCTGCGGCATCAGTTCGGGGAGGCGAGCCGGCCGCTCACACTCGGTGAGTGGCTGCGTGCCGCTACGCATGTAGGGCTCAAGGCGGGGCGGGTCAGGACAACCTGGGCCGGCCTCGCCGACAAGCCGCTTCCCGCCATGGCGGTTGGTACGGACGGACGCTGTGTGCTTCTGGCGAAAGTGGAGGCTGGTCACGTGCTGCTGCAGGATCCGCAGCAGCCACGGCCCACGATGTTGCCTCAAGCGCAATTCGAGTCGATGTGGGGTGGGGAACTTGTCCTGGTGACCAAACGGGCCGCTCTTCGCCCGGAGGATGTTGCGTTTGGTTTCAGTTGGTTCATTCCTGCGATTGTCAGACACCGACGGTTGCTCGGCGAAGTCCTGCTCGCCTCCTTCTTTCTGCAACTCTTTGCCCTCGTCACCCCGCTTTTCACGCAAGTCGTGATCGATAAGGTGCTTGTGCACAAGGGATTTACGACCCTGCATGTCATGGCGGTCGGCATGATCGTACTGGCGCTGTTCGATGCACTGTTGAGCGGCCTGCGTACCTATCTTTTTGCGCATACCACCAACCGGATCGACGTGGGTCTTGGCGCCCAACTGTTTCGACATGTGCTCGCCCTGCCGCTGGCGTACTTCGAGGCGCGCCGGGTGGGCGATACAGTCGCGCGCGTGCGAGAACTGGAGCAGATCCGCCAGTTCTTGACGAGCAATTCCGTGACCGTTCTGCTGGATGTCCTGTTCACAGCCGTGTTCCTCGCCGTCATGTGGGGCTACAGTTCGACACTGACATTGGTTGTCCTCGCCTCACTGCCGCTCTACGCGATTCTGTCGGTGGCGATCACGCCGATGATCCGCACCCGCCTCAATGAAAAGTTCACCCGCGGTGCTGAGAACCAGTCCTTCCTCGTCGAAACCATCAGCGGTATCCAGACGGTGAAAGCGTTGGCGGTTGAGCCGCCTCTCCAGCGCCGCTGGGATGAACAATTGGCCGGCTACGTCAGCGCCAGTTTCAAGGCGACAAGTGTCATCACGATCGCGGGCCAGATTGCCGGCTTTCTTCAGAAGGCCACCACGATTGCCATTCTTTGGATCGGTGCCTATCTGGTCATCGGCGGGGAGCTGAGCATCGGGCAGCTCATTGCCTTCAACATGTTGGCTGGCCAGGTGACCGGGCCACTTCTTCGGCTGGTGAATCTCTGGCACGAGTTCCAGCAGGTCGGTATTTCGATCCAGCGATTAGGGGATGTGCTGAACACCAGGCCGGAGCCCTCTTACAACCCGAGCCGGACGACGCTCCCGCAGGTGGTCGGTCAGATTATGCTGGAGGGCGTCACCTTTCGGTATCGACCCGATAGCCGCGACGTGCTCCGCCAGGTTTCCCTCCTGATTCAGCCGGGGCAGGTCATTGGCATCGTCGGTCGATCTGGCTCGGGGAAGAGCACCATCACGAAATTGATTCAGCGGCTGTATGTTCCTGAACGTGGCCGGGTCCTGGTCGATGGCGTCGATTTGGCACAGGTGGACCCAGCCTGGCTCCGGCGGCAAGTCGGCGTGGTGTTGCAGGAGAATTTTCTTTTCAACCGCTCTGTCCGGGACAACATCGCCTTGACCGACCCGGGGCTCTCCATGGACCGTGTCATACAAGCGGCGAAGTTGGCGGGCGCCCACGAGTTCATTCTTGAACTTCCGGACGCCTACGATACGGTCGTCGGGGAGCATGGCTGCTCCCTCTCCGGCGGGCAGCGGCAGCGTATCGCCATCGCACGCGCGTTGATTGCCAATCCCCGGATTCTCATCTTCGACGAAGCCACCAGTGCTCTGGACTATGAGTCCGAAGCGATCATTCAGCAGAACATGGCGCAGATCTGCAAGGGCCGCACGGTCATCATCATTGCTCATCGGCTCAGCACGGTTCGCCCCGCGCACCGGATCTATGTCATCGATCAAGGCCAACTGGTGGAGCAGGGGACACATGAGGAATTGCTCAAACGGCAAGGCATGTATCACCGGCTGCACGCACACCAGGAAGGGAAGGCCGCATGA
- a CDS encoding lipocalin family protein has product MNTLIDKLRMRGLLDNWTRVSTTLAISALCVTVTACASVEQKDPLSTVASVDLARYAGTWHEIARLPMWFQRHCINSTALYTNQPNGTLGVHNECVTDSGGVDHVDGVATVIDPATNARLTVVFDNFFARLFGSSREGNYWILALDPEYRTAMVGTPDRRFLWILSRSPQLEETTYQRLVAQAKNWGFPVADLIRARRS; this is encoded by the coding sequence ATGAACACCCTGATTGATAAATTACGGATGCGAGGCCTGCTAGATAACTGGACCAGAGTGAGCACGACGTTGGCGATATCGGCACTCTGCGTTACCGTAACAGCGTGTGCGAGCGTGGAGCAGAAAGATCCCCTATCGACAGTGGCTTCAGTAGATCTCGCCCGGTACGCCGGAACATGGCACGAGATCGCCCGATTGCCGATGTGGTTTCAACGTCACTGCATCAACTCCACAGCGCTATATACCAACCAGCCCAACGGCACCCTCGGGGTCCACAACGAGTGCGTGACGGACAGCGGCGGAGTGGACCACGTGGATGGTGTGGCAACAGTGATCGATCCCGCAACCAACGCACGGCTCACCGTGGTCTTCGACAACTTCTTCGCACGGCTCTTCGGTTCGTCTCGTGAAGGGAACTATTGGATTCTTGCGCTTGATCCGGAATACCGAACCGCGATGGTCGGCACGCCCGATCGCCGATTTCTCTGGATTCTCTCGCGATCACCTCAGCTCGAGGAAACCACCTACCAGCGCCTCGTCGCCCAAGCCAAGAACTGGGGGTTCCCGGTTGCAGACCTTATTCGCGCCAGACGGTCTTGA